A portion of the Rhodococcus pseudokoreensis genome contains these proteins:
- a CDS encoding amidase: MGDSPFTSAVVVAEQVRSGVSSPMEHVEVALAAIAEREPKIQAFAAVLGDQARAEALALSRRPDLATLPLAGVPVAIKDVIPVAGLPMREGSGATSAEPRAADHPVVARLRAAGAVVVGLTTLPELAVWGTTDAPGHITRNPWNPSRTCGGSSGGAAAAVAAGMVPLAHGTDGLGSIRIPSANCGVFGIKPGRGVVPSELGATSWFGMAENGPIATTVDDAALMLSVIADRPELARIGPSEPLRIAVASGSPTFLARVDPQWRDAAVRAGTELTGSGHDVEPATLPYPVNLIPVLARWTAGTAADAKGLDPRRLQPRTRRHVALGRALGRFVRPEQVNRLEDSLRAFFEDYDVVITPALAQPPLAATTWSERSWLSNIVANVRYAPLSALWNLVGWPAASVPVGTHSHSGTPLAVQIAAPPGGEARILALAAHIERVGGGWPRVAPTR; this comes from the coding sequence ATGGGGGACTCCCCGTTCACCTCAGCCGTCGTCGTCGCCGAGCAGGTCCGCTCGGGCGTCTCGAGCCCGATGGAGCACGTCGAGGTCGCGCTCGCGGCCATCGCAGAGCGTGAACCGAAGATCCAGGCGTTCGCCGCAGTTCTCGGCGACCAGGCCCGAGCCGAAGCGCTGGCGCTGTCCCGCCGACCGGATCTGGCCACGCTTCCACTGGCCGGAGTGCCCGTCGCGATCAAGGACGTCATCCCCGTGGCCGGACTGCCGATGCGCGAGGGATCGGGCGCGACCAGCGCCGAACCGAGGGCCGCCGACCATCCGGTCGTGGCGCGACTGCGGGCTGCGGGAGCGGTGGTGGTGGGCCTGACCACCCTCCCCGAACTGGCGGTGTGGGGAACCACCGACGCGCCCGGCCACATCACTCGCAACCCGTGGAATCCGTCCCGGACCTGCGGCGGCTCGTCCGGGGGAGCGGCCGCCGCCGTCGCCGCGGGAATGGTGCCGCTGGCGCACGGGACCGACGGTCTCGGTTCGATCCGCATCCCCTCGGCCAACTGCGGAGTGTTCGGCATCAAACCGGGCAGGGGAGTCGTGCCGTCCGAACTCGGCGCCACCTCCTGGTTCGGCATGGCCGAGAACGGGCCCATCGCCACGACCGTCGACGACGCCGCCCTCATGCTGTCCGTGATCGCCGACCGTCCCGAACTCGCGCGGATCGGGCCGTCGGAGCCGCTGCGGATCGCGGTGGCGTCGGGGTCACCGACGTTCCTGGCCAGGGTCGATCCGCAGTGGCGGGACGCGGCCGTGCGCGCGGGGACTGAACTGACCGGCTCGGGCCACGACGTGGAGCCCGCGACGCTGCCGTACCCGGTCAACCTGATTCCGGTTCTCGCCCGCTGGACCGCGGGAACGGCCGCCGACGCGAAGGGCCTCGACCCCAGGCGACTGCAGCCGCGGACCCGCAGGCACGTCGCGTTGGGCCGCGCGCTGGGCCGGTTCGTCCGCCCGGAGCAGGTGAACAGGCTGGAGGACTCGCTGCGCGCCTTCTTCGAGGACTACGACGTGGTGATCACCCCCGCGCTCGCGCAGCCGCCGCTCGCGGCGACGACGTGGAGCGAGCGGTCGTGGTTGTCGAACATCGTGGCCAACGTGCGGTACGCCCCGCTCAGTGCGCTGTGGAATCTCGTCGGCTGGCCGGCGGCCAGTGTCCCCGTCGGCACGCACTCGCATTCGGGCACCCCGCTGGCCGTGCAGATCGCGGCGCCGCCCGGTGGCGAGGCCAGGATTTTGGCCCTGGCCGCGCACATCGAGCGGGTCGGCGGCGGCTGGCCGAGGGTTGCTCCCACGCGGTGA
- a CDS encoding serine/threonine-protein kinase — MTRGNGSGRDGSAAGSDSAERTVGVTNSEHESSEATVAAGPPTVTAEQTLSARTMTAEQTALAEQTAAAEQTAAAEQTAAAERTAAAEQTAAAERTAAAEQTAEAGPTVTARQPDTLITMPPGSAALDDVEVGQQVDDFDLLMSLGSGAFGRVFLARQRSMQRLVAVKISHDKGNEPQTLAQLDHDYIVRVFDQRLLEDRELRLLYMQYLPGGTLLRVLRRVRVTPERERTGSLLLDVVDEEMREKGELRPTDSSVRDEIASLTWPETIAWLGRRLAEALDYAGKRGVLHRDIKPANILLTAEGVPKLADFNISFSDSVTGASPLAYFGGSLAYMSPEQLEACHRGMPGTAADLDTRSDIFALGVMLWELMCGRRPFQDEDVSSESLAALEAMLDSRSRDVDPEFLDQLPADCPPSLRRVLLTCLAPKPADRWSSGAELAQQFDLCLNPRARDLVDPPPHSWRMRLRRFALPILVFGIAVPNALAGAYNYHHNKMLIISNLTPEAQQSFEGIQLVINSIAFPLGAIMLLYWCRYPLLVPRGLRKGRTYDRQTLARARTDTLLLGDRVVLVVFGLWVIAGIAYPISLQLAAGNVPPGAYVHFIASLIVCGAVSVAYPFFVVAFFAVRCIYPTLLPQDIASSADAHKLRGLDRRSTLYLAVAASVPLAGVAGVTFLSPDEITLVIIAVRILCVGGIFAFVGVYWLFRQLEQDLRALELAVSHETAR, encoded by the coding sequence ATGACCAGAGGAAACGGGTCGGGCAGAGACGGATCGGCCGCTGGATCGGACTCTGCCGAACGGACCGTCGGAGTCACGAACTCCGAACACGAGAGCAGCGAAGCGACGGTCGCGGCCGGCCCGCCGACGGTGACGGCTGAGCAAACCCTGTCCGCACGGACGATGACCGCCGAGCAGACCGCACTCGCCGAGCAAACTGCCGCGGCCGAACAAACCGCTGCCGCGGAACAGACCGCTGCGGCCGAGCGAACTGCTGCGGCCGAACAGACCGCTGCGGCCGAGCGAACTGCTGCGGCCGAACAGACGGCGGAGGCCGGTCCGACCGTGACCGCCCGGCAGCCGGACACGCTCATCACCATGCCGCCCGGCAGTGCGGCGCTCGACGACGTGGAGGTCGGGCAGCAGGTCGACGACTTCGATCTGCTGATGAGTCTGGGCAGCGGCGCGTTCGGCCGGGTGTTCCTCGCACGCCAGCGGTCGATGCAACGTCTCGTGGCGGTGAAGATCTCCCACGACAAGGGCAACGAGCCGCAGACCCTCGCCCAACTCGACCACGACTACATCGTCCGCGTCTTCGACCAGAGGCTGCTCGAGGACCGCGAACTGCGTCTGCTCTACATGCAGTACCTGCCGGGCGGCACCCTGCTGCGGGTCCTGCGGCGGGTGCGCGTCACGCCCGAACGGGAGCGGACCGGCAGCCTGCTGCTGGACGTCGTCGACGAGGAGATGCGGGAGAAGGGCGAGCTCAGGCCCACCGACTCGAGTGTGCGCGACGAGATCGCGTCACTCACCTGGCCCGAGACGATCGCGTGGCTGGGGCGGCGGCTGGCCGAGGCCCTCGACTACGCAGGCAAACGCGGCGTCCTGCACCGCGACATCAAACCCGCCAACATCCTGTTGACGGCGGAGGGTGTGCCCAAGCTCGCCGATTTCAACATCAGTTTCAGCGACTCCGTCACCGGGGCGTCACCGCTCGCCTACTTCGGCGGGTCGCTGGCCTACATGTCCCCCGAGCAACTCGAAGCGTGTCACCGCGGAATGCCGGGAACGGCGGCGGACCTCGACACCCGCAGCGACATCTTCGCGCTCGGGGTGATGCTGTGGGAGCTGATGTGCGGGCGGCGTCCGTTCCAGGACGAGGACGTGTCGAGCGAGTCGCTCGCCGCACTCGAGGCGATGCTGGACAGCCGCAGCCGCGACGTCGACCCGGAGTTCCTGGACCAGTTACCGGCCGACTGCCCGCCGTCGCTGCGCCGGGTATTGCTGACGTGTCTGGCGCCGAAGCCGGCCGACCGGTGGTCGTCCGGCGCCGAGCTGGCCCAGCAGTTCGACCTGTGCTTGAACCCGCGGGCCCGTGACCTCGTCGATCCGCCCCCACATTCCTGGCGCATGCGGTTGCGCCGGTTCGCGCTCCCGATTCTGGTTTTCGGTATCGCGGTGCCGAACGCCCTTGCCGGTGCGTACAACTACCACCACAACAAGATGCTGATCATCAGCAATCTGACTCCCGAGGCGCAGCAGTCGTTCGAGGGGATCCAGTTGGTGATCAACTCGATCGCGTTCCCGTTGGGCGCGATCATGCTGCTCTACTGGTGCCGCTACCCGCTGCTGGTTCCGCGGGGTCTGCGCAAGGGCCGGACGTACGACCGCCAGACCCTGGCCCGGGCCCGCACCGACACGTTGCTGCTCGGCGACCGCGTGGTGCTCGTGGTGTTCGGATTGTGGGTGATCGCGGGAATCGCCTATCCGATTTCCCTGCAACTGGCGGCGGGGAACGTGCCGCCGGGCGCGTACGTGCACTTCATCGCGTCGCTGATCGTGTGCGGTGCCGTGTCGGTGGCGTACCCGTTCTTCGTGGTGGCGTTCTTCGCGGTGCGCTGCATCTATCCGACCCTGCTACCGCAGGACATCGCGAGCAGCGCCGACGCGCACAAACTGCGGGGACTCGACCGCCGCAGCACGCTGTATCTCGCGGTGGCCGCGTCGGTTCCGCTGGCCGGTGTGGCCGGGGTGACGTTCCTGTCGCCCGACGAGATCACGCTGGTGATCATCGCGGTTCGCATCCTGTGCGTCGGCGGTATCTTCGCGTTCGTCGGCGTGTACTGGCTGTTCCGGCAGCTGGAGCAGGATCTGCGGGCGCTGGAACTCGCCGTGTCCCACGAAACCGCCCGCTGA
- the hpt gene encoding hypoxanthine phosphoribosyltransferase: MYEGDIASVLISEDEIRRRTVELAEEIAKRYPEGAPEGDLLLVGVLKGAIFFMTDFARALPIPTQMEFMAVSSYGSSTSSSGVVRILKDLDKDIAGRHVLIVEDIIDSGLTLSWLMRNLSTRNPASLEVVTLLRKPDAIKVDINVANVGFDIPNEFVVGYGLDYAERYRDLPYIGTLEPSVYGG; encoded by the coding sequence GTGTACGAAGGCGACATCGCATCGGTACTGATCTCCGAGGACGAGATCCGTCGACGTACCGTCGAACTGGCCGAGGAGATCGCCAAGCGCTACCCGGAGGGCGCCCCGGAAGGGGATCTGCTCCTGGTGGGTGTCCTCAAGGGCGCCATCTTCTTCATGACCGACTTCGCGCGGGCCCTCCCCATCCCCACCCAGATGGAGTTCATGGCCGTCAGCTCCTACGGGTCGTCCACGTCGTCCTCGGGTGTCGTGCGCATCCTCAAGGACCTCGACAAGGACATCGCAGGCCGCCACGTGCTGATCGTCGAGGACATCATCGACTCCGGTCTCACACTGTCCTGGCTGATGCGCAACCTCTCGACGCGTAACCCGGCATCGCTCGAGGTCGTCACGCTGCTGCGCAAGCCCGACGCCATCAAGGTCGACATCAACGTCGCGAACGTCGGCTTCGACATTCCCAACGAGTTCGTCGTCGGCTACGGCCTCGACTACGCCGAGCGGTACCGCGACCTGCCGTACATCGGAACGCTCGAGCCCTCCGTCTACGGCGGCTGA
- the tilS gene encoding tRNA lysidine(34) synthetase TilS — translation MTVLPEEPAILEVRHAVRRWIAAHAPDGDVAVALSGGADSLALTAAAAAEARSVVALVVDHRLQPGSADVADEAAARARALGCASAEVLPVDVTGTGGLEAAARQARYRALDSARGTRPVLLGHTLDDQAETVLLGLSRGSGGRSIWGMSPYDSPWGRPLLDVRRAVTRQTCVELGLSPHEDPHNSSPDFVRVRLRTEVLPLLEDVLGGGVAGALARTGEHLREEGAVLDAVAADAEAKVVVDGEIDAALLALSAPPVRRRVLRSWLLAAGARGLGDTQLRAVDDLVARWRGQGQVAVGGGTPDARLVVRRRRGRLNVGLDDRRRV, via the coding sequence GTGACAGTGCTTCCCGAGGAACCGGCGATCCTCGAGGTTCGTCACGCCGTGCGGCGCTGGATCGCGGCACACGCCCCGGACGGCGACGTCGCGGTCGCGTTGTCGGGCGGCGCCGATTCGCTGGCCCTGACGGCGGCGGCCGCCGCCGAGGCCCGTTCGGTTGTCGCCCTCGTCGTCGATCACCGGCTGCAGCCGGGGTCGGCCGACGTCGCCGACGAGGCGGCAGCGCGCGCCCGGGCCCTCGGCTGCGCGTCGGCCGAGGTGCTTCCCGTCGACGTCACCGGAACCGGCGGGCTGGAGGCCGCCGCCCGGCAGGCCCGCTACCGGGCCCTCGACTCGGCGCGCGGAACCCGCCCGGTGCTGCTGGGACACACCCTCGACGATCAGGCCGAAACAGTGTTGCTGGGGCTGTCCCGCGGTTCGGGTGGTCGATCCATCTGGGGGATGAGCCCCTACGACAGCCCGTGGGGCAGGCCGCTGCTGGACGTGCGACGCGCGGTGACCCGGCAGACGTGCGTGGAACTAGGCCTCAGCCCGCACGAGGATCCGCACAACAGCTCACCCGACTTCGTGCGGGTGCGGCTGCGCACCGAGGTGCTGCCGCTGCTGGAGGACGTTCTCGGCGGCGGCGTCGCCGGGGCCCTCGCCCGCACCGGGGAACACCTGCGCGAGGAGGGAGCTGTCCTCGACGCGGTGGCCGCCGACGCCGAAGCGAAAGTCGTGGTGGACGGGGAAATCGACGCGGCGCTCCTCGCCCTGTCGGCGCCGCCCGTCCGCAGGCGGGTCCTGCGCAGCTGGCTGCTCGCGGCCGGTGCACGCGGTCTCGGAGACACCCAGTTGCGGGCGGTGGACGACCTCGTCGCCCGATGGCGGGGGCAGGGACAGGTGGCGGTCGGGGGCGGAACACCGGACGCGAGGTTGGTGGTCCGACGGCGACGTGGCAGGCTGAACGTCGGATTGGACGACCGACGAAGGGTTTGA
- a CDS encoding zinc-dependent metalloprotease: protein MAAEGNAFSGAVDWKLAARTGVRLARSGPATSRYTAETVVAELADASMRAELPVREVTGLADGLPVPTAQILDRAGWIHAAAHSMSQLTGGDAAPGMLLGKPAGIQAGAMLAYLSSAILGQYDPFTGDNGTLLLVAPNVVSVERTLRVQPSDFRLWVCLHEVTHRVQFSSSPWLTGYMQESVEILGSAEDESITDMVGRLSSALRDRGRTEPDESGAPGGIVGLLRATQAEPQRDALDRLLVLGTLLEGHADHVMDAVGPAVVPSVAAIRAAFDSRRRRKSNPVQRLIRALLGMDAKMAQYVRGKAFVDAVVDKVGMDRFNVVWTGPDTLPRLAEIDAPDAWVSRVLG, encoded by the coding sequence ATGGCCGCCGAAGGAAATGCGTTCAGCGGTGCCGTCGACTGGAAACTCGCAGCCAGGACGGGGGTGAGGCTGGCGCGCAGCGGGCCCGCCACGTCGCGGTACACGGCCGAAACCGTGGTCGCGGAACTGGCCGACGCGTCGATGCGCGCCGAACTGCCCGTCCGGGAAGTCACCGGACTCGCCGACGGACTGCCGGTGCCCACCGCCCAGATCCTCGACCGGGCGGGGTGGATCCACGCCGCCGCGCATTCGATGTCGCAACTCACCGGCGGCGACGCCGCCCCCGGCATGCTGCTCGGCAAGCCGGCGGGCATTCAGGCCGGGGCGATGCTCGCCTACCTGTCGTCGGCGATCCTCGGTCAGTACGACCCGTTCACCGGCGACAACGGAACCCTGCTGCTCGTCGCGCCCAACGTGGTGTCCGTCGAGCGCACACTGCGGGTGCAGCCCAGCGACTTCCGGCTCTGGGTGTGCCTCCACGAGGTGACGCACCGGGTGCAGTTCTCGTCGTCGCCGTGGCTCACCGGGTACATGCAGGAGTCGGTGGAGATCCTCGGATCCGCCGAGGACGAGTCGATCACCGACATGGTCGGCCGGTTGTCCTCCGCGCTGCGCGACCGTGGACGTACGGAACCCGACGAGTCGGGTGCACCGGGCGGCATCGTCGGACTCCTGCGCGCGACCCAGGCCGAGCCGCAGCGTGACGCGCTCGACCGTCTGCTGGTGCTCGGCACCCTCCTCGAGGGACACGCGGACCACGTGATGGACGCGGTCGGTCCCGCGGTCGTGCCGTCGGTGGCCGCCATCCGCGCGGCCTTCGACAGCCGGCGCCGCCGCAAGAGCAACCCGGTGCAGCGGCTCATCCGGGCGCTGCTCGGGATGGACGCGAAGATGGCGCAGTACGTGCGCGGCAAGGCGTTCGTCGACGCCGTCGTGGACAAGGTCGGGATGGACCGGTTCAACGTCGTGTGGACCGGCCCCGACACGTTGCCCCGGCTCGCGGAGATCGACGCACCGGACGCCTGGGTGTCCCGGGTGCTGGGCTGA
- the dacB gene encoding D-alanyl-D-alanine carboxypeptidase/D-alanyl-D-alanine-endopeptidase produces the protein MGSLAGRHRRNMRILFASVVVVVLAMAAVLVVAVGAHNASAGRGELTIAPEPAPIIAAPQVTPVPDDAPMPSAQGIAAAVGPAAANPDLGKFSGTVADAVTGQVLWSVNPQTPMTPASTTKVLTAGSALLSLPSDHRVTTKVVQGAAPGEIVLVAGGDPTLTAKPVGENGYYPGAAHISQLVDQIRNAGIQVTRIVVDTSIYSGDTMAQGWFPTDVGAGFITPTEPIMIDGGRADPLVDESPRSSTPALDAGRTLANALGVDPSAVASGVAAPGAATVASVQSAPLRDRLRQMMEHSDNVLAEAIGREVAMNAGAEASFAGAVATIGQTLTGAGFDLSGLTLHDASGLSVDDRIAPHTLDQVLTAAAGEGNPALRPMLDYLPVAGATGSLSDRYASGNRTGAGWVRAKTGTLSTASALAGYVVDQNGRVLTFALMSNDRPPEVSRPALDALAAALRTCGCQ, from the coding sequence ATGGGCTCGTTGGCGGGACGCCACCGTCGGAACATGCGAATTCTGTTCGCGTCGGTCGTCGTCGTGGTGCTCGCGATGGCCGCCGTGCTGGTGGTCGCGGTGGGCGCGCACAACGCGTCGGCGGGGCGCGGCGAACTGACGATCGCCCCCGAACCGGCACCGATCATCGCGGCCCCGCAGGTCACGCCGGTCCCGGACGACGCGCCGATGCCGAGCGCGCAGGGGATCGCCGCGGCGGTCGGTCCGGCCGCCGCCAACCCGGACCTCGGCAAGTTCAGCGGAACGGTCGCCGACGCCGTCACCGGTCAGGTGCTGTGGAGCGTCAACCCGCAGACCCCGATGACGCCTGCGTCCACCACCAAGGTCCTCACCGCGGGATCCGCGCTGCTGTCGTTGCCGTCCGACCACCGCGTCACGACGAAGGTGGTGCAGGGGGCGGCTCCCGGGGAGATCGTCCTCGTCGCCGGTGGTGATCCCACTCTCACCGCGAAGCCGGTCGGGGAGAACGGCTACTACCCGGGTGCGGCGCACATCTCGCAACTGGTCGATCAGATCCGGAACGCGGGCATCCAGGTGACGCGCATCGTGGTCGACACGAGCATCTACTCGGGCGACACCATGGCGCAGGGATGGTTCCCGACCGATGTCGGCGCCGGATTCATCACCCCCACCGAGCCGATCATGATCGACGGCGGACGCGCCGACCCGCTCGTGGACGAGTCGCCGCGTAGTTCGACGCCCGCGCTCGACGCCGGGCGGACGCTGGCAAATGCGCTCGGCGTCGACCCGTCGGCGGTCGCGTCGGGGGTCGCGGCACCCGGAGCCGCCACGGTTGCGAGTGTGCAGTCCGCGCCGCTGCGCGACCGGTTGCGGCAGATGATGGAACACTCGGACAATGTGCTTGCCGAAGCGATCGGGCGGGAGGTTGCCATGAATGCCGGCGCGGAAGCATCGTTCGCGGGCGCCGTCGCGACCATCGGCCAGACCCTGACCGGTGCCGGCTTCGATCTGTCGGGGCTCACGCTGCACGACGCGAGCGGGCTGTCCGTCGACGACCGCATCGCGCCGCACACCCTCGACCAGGTGCTGACGGCCGCCGCCGGGGAGGGGAATCCCGCCCTGCGGCCGATGCTCGACTACCTGCCGGTGGCAGGCGCCACGGGCAGCCTGTCGGACCGGTACGCGTCGGGCAACCGCACCGGCGCCGGATGGGTGCGCGCGAAGACCGGCACCCTGTCCACGGCCAGCGCCCTCGCCGGCTACGTGGTGGACCAGAACGGGCGCGTCCTCACGTTCGCGCTGATGTCCAACGACCGCCCACCGGAGGTCAGCCGTCCCGCCCTCGACGCACTGGCGGCCGCGCTCCGCACGTGCGGGTGCCAGTGA
- a CDS encoding inorganic diphosphatase, which yields MEFDVTIEIPKGQRNKYEVDHVTGRVKLDRYLYTAFGYPADYGFIENTLGEDGDPLDALVLLPESVFPGVIVEARPVGMFKMVDEAGGDDKVLCVPAGDPRWDHIQDIGDVPQFELDAIKHFFVHYKDLEPGKHVEGADWVGLAEAKAEVEASIKRLKDNGGH from the coding sequence GTGGAGTTCGACGTCACCATCGAGATCCCCAAGGGTCAGCGAAACAAGTACGAGGTCGACCACGTGACCGGTCGCGTGAAGCTGGACCGCTACCTGTACACCGCGTTCGGCTACCCGGCCGACTACGGCTTCATCGAGAACACCCTCGGCGAGGACGGCGACCCGCTGGACGCGCTGGTCCTGCTCCCCGAGTCGGTGTTCCCCGGCGTCATCGTCGAGGCACGCCCCGTGGGCATGTTCAAGATGGTCGACGAGGCCGGCGGCGACGACAAGGTGCTGTGCGTGCCTGCCGGCGACCCGCGCTGGGACCACATCCAGGACATCGGCGACGTCCCGCAGTTCGAACTGGACGCCATCAAGCACTTCTTCGTCCACTACAAGGACCTCGAGCCGGGCAAGCACGTCGAGGGCGCCGACTGGGTCGGGCTCGCCGAGGCGAAGGCCGAGGTCGAGGCGTCGATCAAGCGTCTGAAGGACAACGGCGGGCACTGA
- a CDS encoding crotonase/enoyl-CoA hydratase family protein, with product MTEQKTWNAFTVERKDHVAQVTLIGPGKGNAMGPDFWSELPEIFGELDSDPDVRAVVIAGSGKNFSFGLDLPAMSGSFGSVLADKAQAGPRTAFHDMIKRMQSGINAVADCRKPVVAAIQGWCIGGGVDLISACDIRYASEDAQFSIREVKVAIVADMGSFARLPAIIGDGHLRELALTGKDIGAGRAEKIGLVNGVYADADAVLAAAHASAGEIAANPPLVVHGIKDVLDHSRAAAVDDSLRYVAAWNAAFLPSQDLTEAITAVFEKRTPEFKGE from the coding sequence ATGACCGAACAGAAGACCTGGAATGCGTTCACCGTCGAGCGCAAGGATCACGTCGCGCAGGTGACGCTCATCGGACCCGGCAAGGGCAACGCGATGGGGCCGGATTTCTGGAGCGAACTCCCCGAGATCTTCGGCGAACTCGACTCCGATCCCGACGTGCGGGCCGTGGTGATCGCCGGCTCGGGCAAGAACTTCTCCTTCGGCCTCGACCTGCCCGCCATGAGCGGCAGCTTCGGTTCCGTCCTCGCGGACAAGGCGCAGGCAGGCCCGCGCACCGCGTTCCACGACATGATCAAGCGGATGCAGTCCGGCATCAACGCGGTCGCCGACTGCCGCAAGCCGGTGGTCGCGGCCATCCAGGGCTGGTGCATCGGCGGCGGCGTCGACCTCATCTCCGCGTGCGACATCCGGTACGCCAGCGAGGACGCCCAGTTCAGCATCCGTGAGGTGAAGGTCGCGATCGTCGCCGACATGGGTAGCTTCGCCCGGCTGCCCGCCATCATCGGCGACGGACATCTGCGGGAACTCGCACTCACCGGCAAGGACATCGGCGCGGGTCGCGCGGAGAAGATCGGTCTCGTCAACGGTGTCTACGCCGATGCCGACGCCGTCCTCGCGGCCGCGCACGCCAGCGCGGGCGAGATCGCGGCGAACCCGCCGCTCGTCGTGCACGGCATCAAGGACGTCCTCGACCACTCCCGTGCGGCCGCCGTCGACGACAGCCTGCGCTACGTCGCCGCGTGGAATGCCGCGTTCCTGCCCTCGCAGGACCTGACCGAGGCGATCACCGCCGTCTTCGAGAAGCGCACCCCCGAGTTCAAGGGCGAGTAA
- a CDS encoding monooxygenase, translating into MTHRTAPDGDALVVGAGMGGLLAAAALGSTFRNVVVLDRDVLPDEATARRCVPQARHVHALLAGGQAAMEDLLPGLVPELLALGATAGDALGDIRWIVDGHRMARATSGVPGILASRPLVERQVRRRVQALPNVRILDRSDVTGLVLDDGRVTGVTVQHRGGVAPEVVGADLVVDSSGRSSQSVARLGALGFSPPPESQVAVDVSYATRHFRLDPPHLDGDSGIGMAPGPSSPRSGFVGVQENGTWIVTLAGYGDDVPPLDPGGFLEFVKSFPAPDMYDALRTAVPVDDGVRYRIPTTVRRHYSADDLPSNYLPFADAICSFNPIYGQGMSVAAVEAQILRDCLRSGSTHLARRFLRRANRCIDPAWNLTVDNDLRIPAVPGRRSARVRSVNAYAARLDRAASLDPAVGAAFLRVTHLLDRPGALLRPATVLRVLLASR; encoded by the coding sequence ATGACGCACCGGACGGCCCCGGATGGCGACGCCCTGGTCGTCGGCGCCGGAATGGGCGGTCTGCTGGCCGCGGCGGCGCTCGGCAGCACGTTCCGCAACGTCGTCGTCCTCGACCGCGACGTCCTGCCCGACGAGGCCACGGCGCGCCGGTGCGTGCCGCAGGCCCGGCACGTGCACGCCCTCCTCGCCGGTGGGCAGGCCGCGATGGAGGACCTCCTGCCGGGTCTGGTGCCCGAACTCCTGGCCCTCGGAGCCACCGCGGGCGACGCGCTCGGCGACATCCGGTGGATCGTCGACGGGCATCGGATGGCCCGCGCGACCAGCGGGGTTCCCGGCATTCTCGCGAGCAGACCGCTGGTCGAGCGGCAGGTGCGGCGGCGGGTCCAGGCCCTGCCGAACGTGCGGATCCTGGACCGTTCCGACGTCACGGGTCTCGTCCTGGACGACGGGAGGGTGACCGGCGTGACCGTGCAGCACCGGGGCGGCGTCGCACCGGAGGTCGTCGGGGCCGATCTCGTCGTGGACTCGTCGGGCCGCAGTTCGCAGAGTGTCGCCCGGCTCGGCGCGCTCGGGTTTTCGCCGCCGCCCGAGTCCCAGGTGGCCGTGGACGTCAGCTACGCGACGAGGCACTTCCGGCTCGACCCGCCGCACCTGGACGGCGATTCCGGCATCGGGATGGCGCCGGGACCGTCGAGTCCGCGCAGCGGATTCGTGGGCGTGCAGGAGAACGGCACGTGGATCGTCACGCTCGCCGGGTACGGCGACGACGTGCCGCCGCTGGATCCGGGCGGCTTCCTCGAGTTCGTGAAGTCTTTCCCGGCCCCGGACATGTACGACGCGCTGCGCACGGCCGTGCCGGTAGACGACGGCGTGCGCTACCGGATCCCGACCACCGTCCGGCGGCACTATTCGGCCGACGATCTGCCGTCGAACTATCTGCCGTTCGCGGACGCCATCTGCTCGTTCAACCCCATCTACGGTCAGGGGATGAGCGTCGCCGCTGTGGAGGCGCAGATCTTGCGGGACTGCCTGCGGTCGGGATCCACGCATCTCGCGCGCCGGTTCCTCCGGAGGGCGAACCGGTGCATCGATCCCGCGTGGAATCTCACCGTCGACAACGACCTCCGGATCCCGGCCGTGCCGGGACGACGGTCGGCGCGGGTCCGGTCGGTCAATGCGTACGCGGCCCGGCTCGATCGGGCGGCGTCCCTCGATCCGGCGGTGGGGGCGGCGTTTCTCCGGGTGACGCATCTTCTGGACCGGCCGGGCGCGTTGCTGCGGCCGGCGACCGTGCTGCGGGTTCTGCTCGCCTCCCGCTGA